From Leptolyngbya sp. KIOST-1, one genomic window encodes:
- a CDS encoding pentapeptide repeat-containing protein, with product MSLIAPRESASSLAHHRSTMHIQYFLELYEAGYRDFTGISLTGADFSHHILVDVDLSRASLRGADFSRSFLTQANLDHADLNWANLSFAKMSETRLVQADLTKANLRGAFLVRADLRRAKLSGADLCHANLRQADLRGANLCGANLSGANLRGANLSGANLSWAHLSGARLSGADLERTCMDATNLEGAWLNGLDLRGMNLAGVNLKEAKLNGANLDHANLSSANLTHTTMRGISLVGANLSGSDLTGAVLWNGILDGVDLSRADLTRAHLGEASLKAAVVVGTEFTESVLPAEARAYLYDTVQGETRWTHRPARDTLNQSQFVDRIPQQ from the coding sequence GTGTCTTTAATTGCCCCCCGTGAGTCAGCCAGTTCTCTGGCTCACCACCGCAGCACTATGCATATTCAGTACTTTCTGGAGCTATACGAGGCCGGTTACCGCGACTTCACGGGCATTAGCCTGACCGGTGCCGACTTCAGCCATCACATCCTGGTCGATGTAGACCTCAGTCGTGCCAGCCTCAGGGGGGCCGACTTCAGCCGGTCATTTTTGACCCAGGCGAATCTCGACCACGCCGACCTCAACTGGGCCAACCTGAGCTTCGCCAAAATGAGCGAAACTCGCCTGGTGCAGGCCGACCTGACCAAGGCCAACCTGCGCGGAGCTTTTTTGGTGCGGGCTGACCTGCGCCGGGCCAAGCTCAGCGGGGCTGACCTGTGCCATGCTAACCTGCGCCAGGCCGACCTGCGGGGGGCCAACCTCTGCGGCGCTAACCTGAGCGGGGCCAACCTGCGGGGGGCTAACCTGAGCGGGGCCAACCTGTCCTGGGCCCACCTGAGCGGAGCGCGCCTCAGTGGGGCTGACCTGGAGCGCACCTGCATGGATGCAACCAACCTGGAGGGAGCCTGGCTCAACGGGTTGGACCTGCGCGGCATGAATTTGGCCGGGGTCAACCTCAAGGAGGCCAAGCTGAACGGCGCTAACCTCGACCACGCCAACCTGAGTTCCGCCAACCTGACCCACACCACCATGCGCGGCATTAGCCTGGTGGGGGCCAACCTCAGCGGCTCTGACCTGACTGGGGCCGTGCTGTGGAACGGGATTTTGGACGGGGTGGACCTGTCGCGGGCCGACCTCACCCGCGCCCACCTGGGCGAAGCATCCCTCAAGGCGGCGGTGGTGGTCGGCACTGAGTTTACCGAGTCGGTGCTGCCCGCTGAGGCCCGCGCCTACCTCTACGACACCGTCCAGGGGGAAACCCGCTGGACCCACCGACCCGCCCGCGACACGCTAAATCAGTCGCAGTTTGTCGATCGCATTCCCCAGCAGTAA
- the cutA gene encoding divalent-cation tolerance protein CutA, with amino-acid sequence MAAPEPSLPSPGIVLITAGSEAEADRLAHHLVETRLAACVSVFPVRSLYRWQGEVQRDTEWQLMVKTDLSQFEALSQAIAAHHSYEVPEIVALPIVAGLPAYLSWLQAQV; translated from the coding sequence ATGGCAGCACCCGAGCCATCGCTCCCATCGCCGGGGATTGTCCTGATCACCGCGGGCTCCGAAGCTGAGGCCGATCGCCTAGCCCATCACCTGGTAGAGACCCGGCTGGCCGCCTGCGTCAGCGTGTTTCCGGTGCGATCGCTCTACCGCTGGCAGGGTGAGGTGCAGCGGGACACCGAGTGGCAGCTCATGGTCAAAACCGACCTCAGCCAGTTTGAAGCACTCAGCCAGGCGATCGCCGCGCACCACAGCTACGAGGTGCCCGAGATCGTTGCCCTGCCGATTGTGGCGGGCCTACCGGCCTACCTGAGCTGGCTCCAGGCCCAGGTTTAG
- the gndA gene encoding NADP-dependent phosphogluconate dehydrogenase, with translation MAQSFGVIGLAVMGENLALNVESKGFPVAVYNRTAAVTERFMEKRAQGKNVKATYSLEEFVQSLERPRRILVMVKAGAPVDAVIDQLRPLLDDGDMIMDGGNSLYEDTERRTKDLESTGLRFIGMGVSGGEEGALLGPSLMPGGTRAAYDSIEPIVKKIAAQVDDGPCVTYIGPRGAGHYVKMVHNGIEYGDMQLIAEAYDLMKNVLGLDHNRLFEVFSEWNLTDELNSFLIEITADIFTNIDSDTNKPLVELIMDAAGQKGTGRWTVMSALELGVGIPTITAAVNARIMSSIKEERVAASKQLDGPTASFDGDVKAMVNKIRDALYCSKICSYAQGMALIGAASKHYEYDVNLGETARIWKGGCIIRAGFLNKIKHAYDENPSLPNLLLAPEFKQTILDRQSAWREVVAMAATFGIPVPAFSASLDYFDSYRRDRLPQNLTQAQRDYFGAHTYVRVDKEGTFHTEWTKAPARV, from the coding sequence ATGGCACAGAGTTTTGGTGTAATTGGCCTCGCCGTCATGGGCGAGAACCTGGCCCTCAACGTTGAGAGCAAGGGCTTTCCGGTGGCCGTGTACAACCGCACCGCTGCGGTGACCGAGCGCTTTATGGAAAAGCGCGCCCAGGGCAAAAACGTCAAGGCGACCTACAGCCTCGAAGAATTTGTCCAGTCCCTGGAGCGTCCCCGTCGCATTCTGGTGATGGTGAAGGCGGGGGCTCCGGTGGATGCGGTGATCGATCAGCTGCGCCCACTGCTGGACGACGGCGACATGATTATGGACGGCGGCAACTCCCTCTACGAAGACACGGAGCGCCGCACCAAGGATCTGGAATCCACCGGCCTGCGGTTTATTGGCATGGGCGTGAGCGGTGGCGAGGAGGGAGCCCTGCTTGGCCCCAGCCTGATGCCGGGCGGCACCCGCGCCGCCTACGACTCCATCGAGCCAATCGTAAAGAAAATTGCCGCCCAGGTGGATGACGGCCCCTGCGTCACCTACATTGGCCCTCGCGGGGCGGGCCACTACGTCAAAATGGTGCACAACGGCATTGAGTACGGCGATATGCAGCTGATTGCCGAGGCCTACGACCTGATGAAAAACGTTCTGGGTCTCGACCACAACCGGCTGTTTGAGGTATTCAGCGAGTGGAACCTCACCGATGAGCTCAACTCGTTCTTGATTGAAATCACCGCCGATATTTTCACCAATATCGACAGCGACACCAACAAGCCTCTGGTGGAGCTAATCATGGATGCGGCCGGCCAAAAAGGCACCGGGCGCTGGACAGTGATGAGCGCCCTGGAGCTGGGGGTGGGCATTCCCACCATCACGGCAGCGGTGAATGCGCGGATTATGTCGTCGATCAAAGAGGAGCGGGTGGCGGCCTCCAAGCAGCTCGATGGCCCCACGGCCAGCTTTGATGGCGATGTCAAAGCCATGGTGAACAAAATCCGCGATGCCCTCTACTGCTCCAAAATTTGCTCCTACGCCCAGGGGATGGCGCTGATTGGCGCGGCCTCCAAGCACTACGAGTACGACGTCAACCTGGGCGAAACGGCTCGGATCTGGAAGGGGGGCTGTATTATTCGGGCCGGGTTCCTGAATAAGATCAAGCACGCCTACGACGAAAACCCCAGCCTGCCGAACCTGCTGCTGGCCCCGGAGTTTAAGCAGACGATTCTCGATCGCCAGTCGGCCTGGCGCGAGGTGGTAGCAATGGCGGCGACCTTTGGTATTCCGGTGCCAGCCTTTAGCGCTTCGCTGGACTACTTTGACAGCTACCGCCGCGATCGCCTGCCCCAGAACCTGACCCAGGCCCAGCGCGACTACTTTGGTGCCCACACCTACGTGCGGGTGGACAAGGAGGGTACCTTCCACACCGAATGGACCAAGGCCCCGGCCCGGGTTTAG
- a CDS encoding ComEC/Rec2 family competence protein produces MNNLAGVLGAIAYGVGLLWVSLWVRHLGMSPGAGMAIAGISAIGVAGAAALGVSPRWYRGPTAAQWLLAGAIALLAALNYGLRYPAPGPLDISHLLNQADAAGAQQIVWGQVQELPRLARSGRGQLWLRVDQVRRLDAQNNPLSAPSLRQGRLYVTVPADQIEALYPGQRVQVRGKLYAPALAKNPNAFDFRQYLASQRCFAGFVGAAVKPEPGQTPPPFALWRVRQRIARAHEQGLGTPAGPLVSAMALGRRAVTVPYDLQDAFIQAGMAHTLAASGFHVSLVLGVVLAIAGQRAVADRLANPGRAKLIAGTVTLAVYVLITGGQPSVLRAAVMGFGALVGLALERSVKPLGCLLVAVTLLLLVNPGWIDDIGFRLSVMATLGLMVAAKPIAQRLEWLPTTLAAIAAVPLAAYLWTIPLSLYYFNTLTTYSILLNMVATPLVMVISLGGMVSGLGAVVWPELGSLIAWPLGLPTHLLIALVRWEVGLPGSALATGHISLGQMFGLYGLYGLWGWGLGIWPAARRRGLVALLIGLVALGPLLYRGATLSQVTVLAAGQDAVMVVQTRGSAMVVNSGTDKTAFYTVVPFLRQAGINRLSSAIHGDDSDGENWRTIAAKAPIRKFYGASSALAAAPTGGQFQLLSAGQTQAVDRQQVQYLQAGERGLRLTLLGHQSWLLFPDIGDRDRQRAWVQAQPEIRSQVLWWNGAALDEAVIAAVAPAVAIASARAIDPDTETRLLQRGIQVFCTERDGAISWTRHRGYRAYLATPRHPTAGLD; encoded by the coding sequence ATGAACAATCTGGCAGGGGTGCTGGGCGCGATCGCCTACGGGGTGGGGCTGCTGTGGGTGAGCCTGTGGGTGCGTCACCTGGGGATGAGCCCTGGGGCAGGGATGGCGATCGCAGGAATCAGTGCGATCGGGGTGGCCGGGGCGGCGGCCCTGGGGGTGTCGCCGCGCTGGTATCGGGGCCCAACGGCGGCTCAGTGGTTGCTCGCGGGGGCGATCGCGCTGTTGGCCGCCCTCAACTACGGCCTCCGCTACCCGGCCCCCGGCCCCCTCGACATCAGCCACCTGCTGAACCAGGCCGATGCCGCCGGAGCGCAGCAAATCGTTTGGGGCCAGGTGCAGGAGCTGCCTCGCCTCGCCCGCAGCGGTCGGGGCCAGCTGTGGCTGAGGGTTGACCAGGTGCGGCGTCTAGACGCCCAAAACAATCCCCTCAGCGCCCCCAGCCTGCGCCAGGGCAGGCTCTACGTCACAGTGCCCGCCGACCAGATTGAGGCCCTGTACCCGGGGCAGCGGGTGCAGGTGCGGGGCAAACTCTACGCCCCGGCCCTGGCCAAAAACCCCAACGCCTTTGACTTTCGCCAGTACCTGGCCAGCCAGCGCTGCTTTGCCGGGTTCGTCGGCGCAGCCGTAAAGCCCGAACCGGGCCAGACGCCGCCGCCCTTTGCCCTGTGGCGGGTGCGGCAGCGGATTGCCCGCGCCCATGAGCAGGGGCTGGGCACCCCTGCCGGGCCGCTGGTCAGCGCTATGGCCCTGGGCCGCCGGGCGGTGACGGTGCCCTATGACCTTCAGGATGCGTTTATTCAGGCGGGCATGGCCCACACGCTGGCGGCCAGCGGCTTCCATGTGTCGCTGGTGCTGGGGGTGGTGCTGGCGATCGCGGGGCAGCGGGCCGTGGCCGATCGACTGGCCAACCCGGGGCGGGCCAAGCTAATCGCAGGTACGGTGACCCTGGCGGTTTACGTGCTGATTACCGGCGGGCAGCCCAGCGTGCTGCGGGCGGCGGTGATGGGGTTTGGGGCGCTGGTGGGCCTGGCCCTGGAGCGCAGCGTCAAACCCCTGGGCTGCCTGCTGGTGGCGGTCACCCTGCTGCTGCTGGTCAACCCCGGCTGGATCGACGACATTGGTTTTCGCCTCAGCGTGATGGCCACCCTGGGGCTGATGGTGGCGGCCAAGCCCATCGCCCAGCGGCTGGAGTGGCTGCCGACCACCCTGGCGGCGATCGCGGCGGTACCCCTGGCCGCCTATCTGTGGACGATTCCGCTGTCGCTCTACTACTTCAACACCCTCACCACCTACAGCATTCTGCTGAATATGGTGGCCACACCGCTGGTGATGGTGATCAGCCTGGGGGGCATGGTCAGCGGCCTGGGGGCGGTGGTGTGGCCGGAGCTGGGCAGCCTGATCGCCTGGCCCCTGGGGCTGCCCACCCACCTGCTGATTGCCCTGGTGCGCTGGGAGGTGGGCCTGCCCGGCAGCGCCCTGGCCACCGGCCACATTTCCCTGGGCCAGATGTTTGGGCTCTACGGGCTCTACGGTTTGTGGGGCTGGGGGCTGGGAATTTGGCCAGCGGCGCGGCGGCGCGGCCTGGTGGCGCTGCTGATTGGCCTGGTGGCTTTGGGGCCGCTGCTGTACCGGGGGGCAACGCTCTCGCAGGTTACGGTGCTGGCGGCGGGGCAGGATGCGGTGATGGTGGTGCAGACCAGGGGCAGCGCAATGGTTGTCAACAGCGGCACCGACAAAACGGCGTTCTACACTGTGGTGCCCTTTCTGCGGCAGGCGGGCATCAATCGGCTGTCCAGCGCTATCCACGGCGACGACAGCGACGGAGAAAACTGGCGCACCATTGCCGCTAAGGCCCCCATTCGCAAGTTCTACGGGGCCAGTTCGGCCCTTGCCGCTGCCCCCACTGGAGGACAGTTCCAACTGCTCAGTGCTGGCCAAACCCAGGCGGTCGATCGCCAGCAGGTGCAGTACCTCCAGGCGGGGGAGCGGGGGCTGCGGCTGACGCTGCTGGGCCACCAGAGCTGGCTGCTGTTCCCGGACATTGGCGATCGCGATCGGCAGCGGGCCTGGGTGCAGGCCCAGCCGGAGATCCGTAGCCAGGTGCTGTGGTGGAACGGGGCGGCCCTGGACGAGGCGGTGATTGCGGCGGTGGCACCGGCGGTGGCGATCGCCTCTGCCCGAGCGATCGACCCCGACACCGAAACTCGGCTGTTGCAGCGGGGCATTCAGGTCTTCTGCACCGAGCGCGATGGCGCGATCAGCTGGACCCGGCACCGGGGCTACCGGGCCTACCTGGCCACGCCCCGGCACCCCACCGCCGGGCTCGACTAA
- a CDS encoding SPOR domain-containing protein has translation MSPLPSGLSTRPESFAPSGESNLRLRRAIESLALNLDDELHRYRQHRSGQGASVPTPARLQLRPNRKPIDLITVKSAAAAPATPPPPPPNARLQALLGQPAAANGQTPPPKTTVNQVRLSHGGTLTTYRPAPEEYLESTAALLGSRPRRTQPDQEEEDYPPTLLQQLMSPLGMGALLLLLVGSAGFGYLVTSPEAVSHLSNSPIARRLRGISTPDLADAPDAEGLSSRGETGFRPLGPDLSGKEFSSLGLSDISTLPSTNTPTARPQSMPPMEATAAPDLASEEALEGDRSPVTPRPGVLTPAGGRTNSAVLRAEIVNPPRPAATSQPATSQPATVQPATARPATVQAAPTAPAAPATPPAAPQVAPPAANVQPPQPLARDRAPASLSPAAPPAVAPPAPITQAPPPASPSYYVVTDYSGAASLESARGVVGDAYVRNFSSGTRIQLGAFSQESSARNLVQQLESQGIPAQVISP, from the coding sequence ATGTCGCCACTGCCCTCCGGTCTATCCACCAGGCCTGAGAGTTTTGCCCCCTCAGGTGAGTCAAACTTGCGCCTGCGGCGGGCGATCGAGAGCCTCGCCCTCAACCTGGATGACGAACTACATCGGTATCGCCAGCATCGCTCCGGGCAGGGGGCCAGCGTGCCTACTCCGGCCCGACTGCAGCTACGCCCCAACCGCAAACCGATCGATCTAATCACCGTTAAGTCTGCCGCCGCCGCACCGGCCACCCCACCGCCGCCGCCGCCCAACGCCCGGCTGCAAGCGCTGCTGGGGCAGCCAGCGGCAGCCAACGGCCAGACCCCGCCGCCCAAAACCACCGTCAACCAGGTGCGGCTCAGCCATGGCGGCACCCTGACCACCTATCGCCCGGCTCCCGAGGAGTATCTGGAGAGCACCGCGGCGCTGCTGGGCAGTCGGCCCCGCCGCACCCAGCCCGACCAGGAGGAGGAAGACTATCCTCCCACGCTGCTGCAACAGCTGATGTCGCCCCTGGGCATGGGGGCCCTGCTGCTGCTGCTGGTGGGAAGTGCTGGTTTTGGCTATCTGGTCACCTCCCCCGAGGCCGTCAGCCACCTGAGCAACAGCCCCATCGCCCGCCGCCTCAGGGGTATCTCCACCCCCGACCTGGCCGATGCCCCCGACGCCGAGGGCCTGTCCAGCCGGGGCGAGACCGGCTTTAGACCCCTTGGGCCAGACCTGTCCGGCAAAGAATTCTCCTCGCTGGGCCTCAGCGACATCAGCACCCTGCCCTCGACTAACACCCCGACCGCGCGGCCCCAGTCGATGCCGCCGATGGAAGCCACCGCTGCCCCAGACCTTGCGTCAGAGGAGGCCCTAGAGGGCGATCGCAGCCCTGTCACCCCTCGCCCTGGGGTTTTGACCCCCGCCGGAGGCAGGACCAACTCTGCGGTTTTGCGGGCTGAAATTGTCAATCCGCCCCGCCCCGCCGCCACCTCGCAGCCCGCCACCTCGCAGCCCGCTACTGTGCAGCCTGCCACGGCGCGGCCTGCCACTGTGCAGGCCGCGCCGACCGCTCCGGCAGCCCCCGCCACTCCCCCGGCAGCCCCGCAGGTGGCCCCCCCGGCGGCCAATGTTCAGCCGCCCCAACCCCTGGCCCGCGATCGCGCCCCAGCCTCACTCAGTCCAGCGGCACCCCCCGCCGTTGCGCCCCCGGCTCCCATTACCCAGGCGCCACCCCCGGCCAGTCCCAGCTACTACGTGGTCACCGACTACAGCGGAGCCGCCTCGCTGGAGTCGGCGCGGGGAGTCGTCGGAGACGCCTACGTGCGAAATTTCTCCAGCGGCACCCGCATTCAACTCGGGGCCTTCTCCCAGGAGTCCTCGGCCCGCAACCTAGTGCAGCAGCTAGAAAGCCAGGGAATTCCGGCCCAGGTGATCTCACCCTAG
- a CDS encoding PspA/IM30 family protein: protein MGLFERVRRVLRANLSSAVSQAEDPEKVLEQAMADMQANLIQLRQAVAQAIATQKRTERQSAQAKSTAQEWYNRAELAIQKGEEDLARQALTRRQTYLQSAQAMDAQLDQQRDVVTSLKENMRRLEAKIADARTKKDLYIARARSAEASQRIQEMLGQTGTGGSIAAFERMEQRVVEMESKAEALEELSGDPLERQFAALEGGSSTVDSELEAMKNRLAGQGPAPDSLPPST from the coding sequence ATGGGGCTGTTTGAGCGGGTAAGGCGGGTATTGCGGGCTAACCTCAGCAGCGCCGTCAGTCAGGCCGAAGATCCCGAAAAGGTGCTGGAGCAAGCGATGGCCGATATGCAGGCCAACCTGATTCAGCTGCGTCAGGCCGTGGCCCAGGCGATCGCCACCCAGAAGCGTACCGAACGCCAGAGCGCCCAGGCCAAATCCACAGCCCAGGAATGGTACAACCGGGCCGAGCTGGCGATTCAGAAGGGCGAAGAAGACCTGGCCCGCCAGGCCCTCACCCGTCGTCAAACCTACCTGCAATCGGCCCAGGCGATGGACGCCCAGCTCGACCAGCAGCGCGACGTGGTCACTAGCCTGAAGGAGAATATGCGACGGCTGGAAGCCAAAATTGCCGACGCCCGCACCAAAAAAGACCTGTACATTGCCCGCGCCCGCTCCGCCGAGGCCTCCCAGCGCATTCAGGAAATGCTGGGCCAGACAGGCACGGGCGGCTCGATCGCAGCCTTTGAGCGCATGGAGCAGCGGGTGGTGGAAATGGAGTCCAAGGCCGAAGCGCTGGAGGAACTCAGCGGCGACCCCCTAGAGCGTCAGTTTGCCGCCTTAGAAGGCGGTTCATCCACCGTAGACAGTGAGCTGGAGGCGATGAAGAACCGGCTGGCGGGTCAGGGGCCTGCCCCCGACAGTCTGCCGCCCTCGACCTGA
- the codB gene encoding cytosine permease, producing the protein MASTTESPIGSPSRGAEDYPLSPVPVAARRSLVSLAPILAGFTLYSGTLFAGGLVGPSFQFWPNLVALIVVGNLILGLYAALLGYIAGETGLTTVLMARFSFGNVGSRWVDFILGFTQIGWYAWGSALMAQLLNTLAGVPESLNWLIILFFTYAFCSTAYFGYKAMDWLSRLAVPAMVLLMVLSLSVASRDVGGFAGLQAAAIADPLPLGAAITIIVGTFVSGGTQATNWSRFARSGQAGFIATLIAFFLGNGFLIFSGAFCAKVYGEPDIVQVMAQQGLLVGGLVLFLLNMWTTQDNTIYAFSIAGANMFRSSRRTLFVLGGATIALFMAWGGIYEGLVQYLILLGTFIPPIGGIIMADYWIYRRGQFPALAEPQPAFNWAGVVAYVVASAIAYITGQAGWGIVPINGIVAALVLYVVLSRVLPTSRSAV; encoded by the coding sequence ATGGCATCCACAACCGAATCTCCCATTGGTAGCCCCAGCCGGGGTGCAGAAGACTATCCCCTGAGTCCAGTGCCCGTGGCGGCGCGGCGATCGCTGGTCTCCCTCGCCCCCATTTTGGCTGGCTTTACCCTCTACTCCGGTACCCTGTTTGCCGGCGGGTTGGTGGGTCCCTCGTTTCAGTTTTGGCCCAACCTGGTGGCGCTGATCGTGGTTGGCAACCTGATTTTGGGTCTCTACGCCGCCCTGCTGGGCTACATCGCGGGCGAAACCGGATTAACCACGGTGCTGATGGCGCGATTTAGCTTTGGCAATGTGGGCTCGCGCTGGGTGGACTTTATTCTGGGCTTTACGCAGATTGGCTGGTATGCCTGGGGTTCAGCCCTGATGGCCCAGCTGCTCAACACCCTGGCCGGGGTGCCGGAGTCGCTGAACTGGCTGATCATTCTGTTCTTTACCTACGCCTTTTGCTCGACCGCTTATTTTGGCTACAAAGCCATGGACTGGCTGAGTCGGCTGGCGGTGCCCGCCATGGTGCTGCTGATGGTGCTCAGTCTATCGGTGGCCAGTCGGGATGTGGGGGGCTTTGCCGGTCTCCAGGCCGCCGCGATCGCCGATCCGCTGCCCCTGGGGGCGGCAATTACCATCATTGTCGGCACCTTTGTCTCGGGCGGCACCCAGGCCACCAACTGGAGCCGGTTCGCCCGCAGTGGCCAGGCGGGCTTTATCGCCACGCTGATTGCTTTCTTTTTGGGCAACGGGTTTTTGATCTTTTCAGGGGCGTTTTGCGCCAAGGTCTATGGCGAGCCCGACATTGTGCAGGTGATGGCCCAGCAGGGGCTGCTGGTGGGCGGTCTGGTGCTGTTCCTGCTCAACATGTGGACCACCCAGGACAACACGATTTATGCCTTCTCCATCGCCGGGGCCAATATGTTTCGCAGCAGTCGCCGTACCCTGTTTGTGCTGGGCGGAGCGACGATCGCACTGTTTATGGCCTGGGGCGGCATCTACGAAGGGCTGGTGCAGTACCTGATTTTGCTGGGCACCTTTATTCCACCCATTGGCGGCATTATCATGGCCGACTACTGGATTTATCGGCGGGGGCAGTTTCCGGCCCTGGCTGAGCCGCAGCCTGCGTTTAACTGGGCCGGGGTGGTGGCCTACGTGGTGGCCTCGGCAATTGCCTACATCACTGGCCAGGCCGGTTGGGGCATCGTGCCCATCAACGGAATTGTGGCGGCGCTGGTGCTCTACGTGGTGCTGAGCCGGGTGCTGCCCACATCGCGATCGGCGGTCTAG
- a CDS encoding phospholipase D-like domain-containing protein — MAWLWWLAAGLGLLVLVLVSYGYLSGSFGKPSTCTLENVPTLDDPCFALCLEGLANSADTTGRLIGFWPSVEDVYAARNAAMARADHLIQYETYFMTPGRRANEFAEVITDRALAGVTVQLLLDHQGTKAMPQKYWQRLRNIGVDIQFFRPLDWRAPLEYNSRSHRKLLIIDGQRVYMGGAGVSDFWDGVAFEHDRAPWLDFEVAYEGEVVSLLQGKFLQNWSCAGGCIDLREGLHSVQQHGSVPLYITDNTSTLNESSMRLLMQLHILAARKRLWIGSPYLVPDDDTARCLIRASQRGVDVRILTMGAATDKKMVHLASRELYGPLLKAGIKIYEHQPSMMHAKFVLVDHDWASTGSANLDPRSYFHNDELNISGCYPELAQKVEQFFLQALEHSWCLTYAEWQNRPGLQKVKGKTALLFRHLL; from the coding sequence GTGGCCTGGCTGTGGTGGTTAGCGGCTGGCCTTGGGCTGCTGGTGCTAGTGCTGGTCAGCTATGGATACCTCAGCGGCAGCTTCGGCAAGCCATCGACCTGCACCCTTGAAAACGTACCCACCTTAGACGACCCCTGCTTTGCCCTCTGTTTGGAAGGGTTGGCCAACTCCGCCGACACCACCGGACGACTGATCGGCTTTTGGCCCAGCGTTGAGGATGTCTACGCCGCCCGCAACGCCGCCATGGCCAGGGCCGACCACCTGATTCAGTACGAAACCTACTTTATGACGCCGGGCCGTCGAGCCAACGAATTTGCGGAGGTGATTACCGATCGCGCCCTGGCCGGAGTGACAGTGCAGCTCTTGCTCGACCACCAGGGCACCAAGGCCATGCCGCAGAAATACTGGCAGCGGCTGAGAAATATCGGCGTTGACATTCAGTTTTTTCGGCCCCTCGACTGGCGCGCCCCGCTGGAGTACAACTCGCGATCGCACCGCAAGCTGCTGATTATCGACGGGCAGCGAGTCTATATGGGTGGCGCTGGGGTGTCCGACTTCTGGGACGGGGTTGCCTTTGAGCACGACAGGGCTCCCTGGCTCGACTTTGAGGTGGCCTACGAAGGGGAAGTGGTGAGCCTGCTCCAGGGCAAATTTTTGCAAAACTGGTCCTGCGCGGGCGGGTGTATCGACCTCAGAGAGGGTTTGCATTCCGTGCAGCAGCACGGGTCTGTGCCGCTTTACATCACTGACAACACCTCCACCCTCAACGAATCGTCCATGCGCCTGCTGATGCAGCTCCACATTCTGGCGGCCCGAAAGCGCCTGTGGATTGGCAGCCCCTACCTGGTACCCGACGACGACACCGCCCGCTGCCTGATCCGCGCCAGCCAGCGAGGGGTGGATGTGCGGATTCTCACCATGGGAGCCGCCACCGACAAAAAAATGGTGCACCTGGCCAGCCGCGAGTTGTACGGCCCCCTGCTTAAGGCCGGGATTAAAATCTACGAGCACCAGCCCAGCATGATGCACGCCAAGTTTGTGCTGGTGGACCACGACTGGGCCAGCACCGGCAGCGCCAACCTGGACCCCCGCAGCTACTTCCACAACGACGAACTGAATATTTCGGGCTGCTACCCCGAACTGGCCCAAAAAGTCGAGCAGTTCTTCCTCCAGGCCCTGGAGCACAGCTGGTGCCTTACCTACGCCGAGTGGCAGAACCGTCCTGGCCTCCAGAAAGTCAAGGGAAAGACGGCGCTGCTGTTTAGACATCTGCTGTAG
- a CDS encoding branched-chain amino acid transaminase has protein sequence MHNFLPVAYFEGQFCNFEDAKLSVATHALHYGTGAFGGLRGIPDPAGGKRVLLFRLDRHCQRLSTSARLLNYDLPADKIQAVITDFVRKNRPDTSFYIRPFVYTSDLGISPRLHSVEKSFFVYGLELGDYLSPEGVTCRFSSWYRQEDRSLPLRGKISGAYITSSLAKTEAVESGFDESILMNSQGKVSEASGMNVFIVRNGRLITPGYEQDILEGITRDSIITLARDLGIETIERPVDKSELLIADEVFLSGTAAKITPVRKVESYTLPTHRPLTDRLRDQLTAITEGRSETYKDWVFAIDL, from the coding sequence ATGCACAACTTTTTACCCGTCGCCTACTTTGAAGGCCAGTTCTGCAACTTTGAAGACGCCAAGCTCTCCGTTGCCACCCACGCGCTGCACTACGGCACCGGGGCCTTTGGTGGGTTGCGGGGCATTCCCGATCCGGCGGGGGGCAAGCGCGTGCTGCTGTTTCGCCTCGATCGCCACTGCCAGCGGCTCAGCACCAGCGCCCGGCTGCTCAACTACGACCTGCCCGCCGACAAAATCCAGGCGGTGATCACCGACTTTGTGCGCAAAAATCGGCCCGACACCTCCTTCTACATTCGCCCCTTTGTCTACACCTCCGACCTGGGCATTTCCCCGCGGCTGCACAGCGTCGAAAAGAGCTTTTTTGTCTACGGCCTAGAGCTGGGTGACTACCTGTCGCCCGAGGGGGTCACCTGTCGGTTTAGCTCCTGGTACCGCCAGGAGGACCGCAGCCTGCCCCTGCGCGGCAAAATCAGCGGGGCCTACATCACCTCCTCGCTGGCCAAAACCGAAGCCGTGGAGTCGGGCTTTGACGAATCAATTCTGATGAACTCCCAGGGCAAGGTCAGCGAGGCCTCGGGCATGAATGTGTTTATCGTTCGCAACGGCAGGCTGATTACCCCTGGCTACGAGCAGGACATCCTCGAAGGCATTACCCGCGACAGCATTATCACCCTGGCCCGCGACCTGGGCATTGAGACGATCGAGCGCCCGGTGGATAAGTCGGAGCTGCTGATTGCCGACGAGGTATTTCTCAGCGGCACGGCGGCCAAGATCACCCCGGTTCGCAAGGTGGAGTCCTACACCCTACCCACCCATCGTCCCCTTACCGATCGCCTGCGCGACCAGCTCACCGCCATCACCGAGGGCCGCAGCGAAACCTACAAAGACTGGGTGTTTGCGATCGATCTGTAG